The DNA sequence CATCTCGAAACGCCGCTGTAGGAACCGCGTGCagcgcgggttcgattccgctgaGCATCGGGTAAATTTAAATGATCATTTTGAGGGCGATTAGCATTGTTGGGGTACTTCGTGCACTTTccttgatctatctatctatctatctatctatctatctatctatctatctatctatctatctatctatctatctatctatctatctatctatctatctatctatctatctatctatctatctatctatctatctatctatctatctatctatctatctatctatctatctatctatctatctatctatctatctatctatctatctatctatctatctatctatctatctatctatctatctatctatctatctatctatctatctatctatctatctatctatctatctatctatctatctatctatctatctatctatctatctatctatctatctatctatctatctatctatctatctatctatctatctatctatctatctatctatctatctatctatctatctatctatctatctatctatctatctatctatctatctatctatctatctatctatctatctatctatctatctatctatctatctatctatctatctatctatctatctatctatctatctatctatctatctatctatctatctatctatctatctatctatctatctatctatctatctatctatctatctatctatctatcttcccGCAAACCTAGGTCTCTAGGTTGTCCGTGTTCGAATTGGTAGCGTGTCGTGCTGCTGTGATTAAGGAAGAGCACTGGAAACCGCCTGTCACACCACCTTGGGTCCCTCGGTATGTGACACTATGCATCTATGTGCCGCTATTtaacgaacctctttgacgccgacaCGGGTCAATAGAAATGCGGCTCTGCACGAGTATGTGGCATGAGTGTGTATTGCTCTTCAATGAGCAATACACACTCATGCCACATAACCGTTTCTTTCACGCCGACTTGGAGCGCTGTGAATACGCAACTAGGTCTATGTTGCTCTTCCATGAACCTCTGACGCCATCCTAAGTCACTGGCTATGTGCCGGTAGGATTTGCGCAGCTCTTGAATGAACGGCTTTGGCGCCAACTCCGCAAACTAGGTAATTGCCATTGGAAATGCGTCGCTCTATAATGGAAAGAACGATCCTTTTAATTTCTACGATCCTTTGAAATCGAACTGCTGCCGAGTGCAGACATTACACCGGTGCcgatagatggcgcagcgtgtgctGTGGAAAGCAGCTTGTAGAAGCCGCATGCAGTGCAAAGGAACTGGGCAGCATCTCGACCAACGGATCTCGCCATGTACCATCTCGACCAGCAGAATGTACCATTAGAAAACCTTTAGTATGTATTGCGAGCTTAGCAGAATCGAACCTAGTTAACACGGGTTCCTGAAAAACAGCAGTTCGATGccttagcgagctgcgccatgaatgcactggctaTGTGGCGCTTTTCGATTAACTCGCCGCCAATTTatgtcactgagtatgtgccttTGGCTGTGCGGTGCAAGGGAACTCGCAGCGTTCGCGCGCAGTGGTGCCCCACGCATCTAGGAGGCCACGTACGGACTTCTCAGCAGCGCTAGTAGGTGGTGTAGCGTTCCCAGAAATAAGCGCAAGGGAGGAGCCCGGCTTCCACATGACGCGTTTTTCAGCGCATGCGccagcgcgccatgcatttcggtggccacgcgcaggcttcgcggtggcgtCGCTAGATGTCGCAGAAGGGAAAACTGAGAAGGAGTTCCATTGAGAGGAAGCCCAAGAGAGAGTTCCACAgaagtacacgcctcatacatgagaAGTTTCGACGATGACAATATGTCGTGTCCCTATTGTGTTTGAATGCTAAACGCTTTGCCATCGACAGTCATGCTGACATGGGTTCTGCcgaaattttctttttcattgtgcaGCCGCACATAATCAGTGGCACAAACCTAGTTAGCCAAGTtgccatcaaagaggttcattgaagtgtGGCACATACAGAGTGGATCACATACCCAGAGCTCCATGCCGGTGCCAAATAAGTAAATTGAAGAGCTGTACATACCCAGTACCAGATATCCAGTATCCCACCCCTAGTCAAACATGTAGGCGTCAAAGATGTTCGTTGAAGTGTGGCACTTAGGTACACAGTGCCAGACACACAATAATCCATTTCGTTCACACGGTTGGTTTCGAGTCCTCTTCCCTCAACGcaacagcccgatgcgctactcattcgaccatggactacccgGGACCCAGTatggcgggaaaatggttagaggcGTAGATGGTGAGTCTCCAAAAAGTGCGATGAGTTCCGAAATAATGCTAATCGGCTAAAAACAAGGCATGCAAGAACTTCGGTACTGGTCGGTATTGAGGATGGATCCGCGAGGAATGCAACACGATGTTGTATTCGTTCGGCGATCACGGGTTGGGCAAGGAACAATTAATGCTCAGCTTTGGCACGCACCAGCACGCGCACTGGTGCCGTACTGGGGCTACGTAAAACAAGGGAGACGAGGGGACCAGAGAGCGGCACGAGAGAGGAGTCCAGCTGCAGTACACGGCCCATGCATGACGCGTTTTTGTGGTCGCTCTTTCAGTTATCGCTATTTACCTGTACATTGAATCACGCGGTAAGAAAATCGCATAGAAGTTTTACCCAATTATTTACACATCCGTACAAAATACGTATGTTTTTATATGCTTCGAACCTTAAGATTCTTAGCAATGTCCTCGAAAAAAAATGAGAGGGATCATGGCACGGTCGTCCAGCAGTTCTCATTTTATATTTGCGACAGAAAGTAGGTGGCCCGATATGATTATGCTTATAAACTGGGCTCTTCTCGGGCATTTCAACGAgaaatttcaatttgaaattGTTGCCCCTCAATTCCTCCCAGCGACAGTAACCGCCGTTTTGACAAAGCTGTGCGTAGTCGGGAACTTTGGTGCCACCTCGGTGTCGTCTGCTTTGGAACAATTCGAGACCGCATCGGACGTCTTTCTCCGCAGATTATAGCACCCGACGACGTAGCAACGCCGTCATTGCTGAACTGTGGCCGCATTTCCTTCACTTGCGCTATAAAAAGCAGTAGCGAACCACAGAGATCCGTCGAGACCTACGTGCAAAAACGAAACGAGACATGACGTTCATGACGTATTTTCAACTCCAGTGTGTGCAGTaaacaaaagcatggccttcgagaaaGACATATGTTACCCGAGGGAACcgtttccgggggggggggggaaccttcATTTCTTCACCACGCAGTGTCGCCAGACTGCTTTACAGCTCAACTGCTACATTATAAAATTCAATTACACACCTTCAACTGCACTGAATACGCTCAAATTTTGCAAGCTAGCGCTGGGACACGTACGGTTTAACATGCAATGCATCATTGAAGCTCAAAAATTTGTTGCCATGGCTCCTTTAATCTTGTTTCACTACTAATTCCATGTGCCCTCATCGCTCCACATCCAACCACATTGAAAGGTTGGGTTCTGCATGAAACATTGTCGCTTTGGCGGTATCCTTACGAAACAGTCTCCATACTTATACCTAATTGCGGTCCGACATTACGCCTCGTAGCAAACCAGGCTAATAAAAGAAATTCCATTACGAGCTTTTTGTTTGCGTAGCCTTATCAAATTGCTTCACTCAAAGGGTCTCAAGCGAAGCAGCACGAGGGTAGGTACGGCCAGGGAGGGGTGCATTTAGGATGCAGAAAAGTAAAGGTATGGAAGGTATTTGGGGATTTAGGTATTATGATTTAGGGATTTTAGGATTCGATTTAGGAATTGGCTGCTTACTGTGCTATTAACCGCAGGAGACGATGCTGTTCATCGTGGGCGTGGTCCTGCTCGCGCTGGCCATGGAAGGGACCAACATATACAGCCGGGTGGCGCTCGCCATCCTGGGCGTGTGCGGCGGCGGCGTCAAGGCCGTCTTCACGGCGCTCATGGCGCTCGCGTTCTGCGCCACGCTGCTCTTCGAGAACGTCCTCTCGACGCTCATCGTGATGCCCGTCGTCGAGTGCACCATGGTGGAGATCGAGAACGACGCGCTGACCAGCGCCACGCGCCGACGCATGCTGCGCAGGGCCTCGGTCATGGCGCGCCTCACGAGCCAGCAGCCCGAGTGGGGCGAGCTGCCGCTACCGGCGCTTGCGGCCTCGTCGGCGCCACAGCCCGCAGGCCCCGGGCCGGTGACCCAGATGTCGCGCCGCAGCAGTCGCGGCAGTCGCGACACCATGTGGACACCCGATTCGGGCTTGTCGTCTGCCTACGCCAGGGGAGCGTTGGGTGCGTTGGAACGGCgcgaagagggagagagagagagagcgaggaacATTAAATATATCGTATGCTAATACGCTATACTTTAGAGGCCAACAGCACCGAAATTTTGGACTGTGTAAGAAGCTCAGTTTCATTTGTTGCACACAATTGCGCGATTTTTGCATTCGAAGCGCGAGTGAATGGCTAACGAAACTCTCGCAAAAAATAGATCAAGAAGTATATGGAAAGACCGCCATAACCCCACACCGAAAGTGGCCCTGTGCCTATAACGTTGAGGATCAGCGCGTGTGTCCTCGGCATCGCTTCGGACGTTGTACATGCTAAACTCAATAATGATATGTTTTGATAGCGTAACTTGGGAAACGGGTTGCTGGGGTGGCGACGATCGTACTTGCTGCACAGTCGGTTTCCATGCAACGCCTACACGTACACGCTTCATGACATAGCCACTGTGGCGTAAAGGTGTCGAGGCAACGTAGCTAGAAGATCGTCTGTAGCATTCGTGATCTGCACTTTTGTTCTCGTAACAGACtcactgagcgaggaagccgcagCCTTCGCAGGCATCAATTATAACATTTCTGGTAGGTACCAGTGGAGAGACTGGTGCTACTGCGCTTTTGTACGTATGGGAATATACTATGCTTTGGATTGACATCTTTCTCGGACAGCCAGCACACTTTGAAGACGCGTCTGGCGAACAGCGCTCATTCTGTCACAATGCTAAGCTCTCTGCTCTGACAACGTATGCagtgctgtttctttcttttcttttctatgtaATACGCAAGAACGCGTGCTTCGTTGCACAATTATATCGGACGTCAACAGCGCGGGTGAGCCGCCATGGAAAGTCGGAAGAAAGACTACAAGTTGCGCGCTCGCAGTGCGCCAGAtttagtcgtttttttttttgcattcttcgCTTAGTTATCGTATACTGTTATGTTATTTAATTTTAGGGAAAGCGGTATTTGTGTAGCTATGTAGATTTTAGGCCAAGCCACGTTCAGGATAAGCCTCGAACATTCACATCCCGGCATATCTATGGAGAAATGCACTAAGCCCGTTTAGAAAACGCGTAATTTTGGTGCCGTATATAATTCTCGGCAATAATTTAAGAAGCTCTATGCATTAACCGCGACCTCCTAGATCGCAACGGTGGGCCGGTGCGACATGAGAGGCCAGCGAAATTGGCGTTAACCGGTGGGAATGTTCTATATGGTGGCTATGAGATGACCACGAGCTCTTAAAGGGGTTCTGAACCACCCTCCCGAGGTTGGTGAAAACAATTTTGGTAGACGCTTAAGCctcgtctttaagagtggaacgcgacagcattcaaagctCCGCGATTGCTGCTCGCGCTtgccagcaactgcagcttatggaaccgcaatgtttgccgggaaaccaTAGCGGGGAACGCTATAAGGTCGTTTCTTCCAAATTTTCATGATTCAAAGCTTCTCAAAGATAATCCAATGGCCCACGATAAAGACAATGTAAATTAGCCTAAAGAGGTGCCATCTGCTGCCCGGCCTCCCCGCATGGTAAGGCTATCCGGTTCAGTCAGTTCAACTGGCCAGGATCGGGTAACGTCGCCACGAACTAGCGGCGGTGAAAATTGTGAATTAGCCCCGAAGCGCAGGCCGTaagatagtgcatgtcgcctcTCTAGCACGGCCGTGGGCTTTTTTGCCTTTTCCCACGTGTTTAGCCTAGGGGCCTCCTATAGGAATGTGGCGGAGGTAAACAATTACGTAAATTCAGACAATCACACGCAATGCGTCTATTTTTGCATAGCATTTATTCGGAAAAATTAAAAGAATGTTCGCGTAACGCAGACTCTAAGACGAAAGCTGGCGCTGCCACAATCTCTTGCGTTGCCGTTGTCTGCAGGTTGCCGCAAAAGGAGCAGCGTTATAAGCCTGGAATTCGCCGCCAAGTTCGAGCAGGAGGCGCAGTGAGTGGCTTATTGCATCGTGCGTTGTGTGCGAGGAAACCGGCAGGATCGCTGCACATGTGCGGCGTGTTCGCTACTTCGCTCCTACTTTCCGCGGCGGTCGCCTGTAGTGTGAACGAGCTTGTTACACATGAAACTAACGTGAGGGTGGTCGGAAGTCGGGCCGAGATCGCATTCGACAACTATTACGCATTGCTCTTTTGTTGGCTACGCTAAAGTCACTGCGACCTGGAAAGTGGCGAGAACCTTTCAAGTAtggaatgcttttagctcccgctgTCGGCGGCCTTCAAGGGACCTCGAGCCAAAGGCCAAGGCTGTTATTCGGTCACTCAGACGATAACATTCCAATGCTCACAATATccctcaagctgtaacttctagtacgctaaagctttattttttcatttcaaaTATCGACGTTCAAAAGGAAGATACAGTGCACCATGCACTTTGTTgacatcttttggcgctgagactgGGTTGCCTGGGCTCTTtgcaacgccagcggtccgtgagttcaaCGGCGCATGTTTTGCGCCACCTGCTTCGATAGATGGCGGCGCGCTGCGTCACTAGGCCGGCAGCGTCAGGCGCGTTGCGGATGGTTGTGAGTAATGGTCGTAATTTCTTCATCCAACATGCTTTGCCAGTGGCCATTTCATGcatacatctactctcgattacgggagagccagcaatttttatCGTAATGCAATACCGCGTGTCGCGAAAAATTCGATGTCGGCGTTGCACGTCGTCTGGCacaaaatcattccgaaccacaagcactcaggccctccgcgtggcccAGAGGTGTTACtggactaattgaatttctcataaTAAGATGCAACAGCAAAATTGTAAAGCTCAAGCTAACCGCAACGTACACatatgatagcgttggattgtaatttgaatataccagaaaacataattctgttaagtGGAAACTGAAATACCGTATGAacgcgtgtaagggccgcacccgtgtatgggccgcacccccaacttcccgaagcaaatatttaaaaaaaaaatatccgtgtaagggccgcaccccgaACTTTCCACGACCCACGTGTGATTAGCCTTCAAAATGCGCGCGCACGGAAGCTTCCAGATGCCGCCCACGGATGGCGCCGATGTcgcgggtcatcatcatcatcatattttctttCTGCCGCGAGCTTCCGCAATCCATATCGTCATCGGTATCATCAGCCCTGGCCACCATGCTGGCCACCCCGGCTTTGTTTTGCGACTGTCGAAGGCACGCGAGTTGTAGCAGCGTTGTTGGCGTGGGCGCACGCTGTTGTTGCGGCTCTCGTGTGTgctctgctttatttttcacgaATTGCCATCGAGCGTTGCCATTCTAGCACGATGGGCAAACATATCAATAGCTACACGGCAGGCTTTAAATTGAAGGTAGTGGAGTTTGCCCTCAACCATGGCAAGCGTGCGGCGGGTAGAAAATTTAACGTGCACGAGAAGTGCGTCCGAAGGTGGTGCAACCAGAAGGATGCGTTGAAGACCACCAGCTCCAAAAGGCGTGCTTTTCGAGGCAAGCCATGCAAATATCCTGAGCTCGAAGAAGAGCTGTTCCGCTACGCAATGGAAGTGCGGAACAATGGATATGCGCTGACGACGGACATGCTGCGCGTGAAGACGCAAGCTTTGGCGCGTGCGAGAAGCATACCCCGCGAGGAGTTCAAAGGTAGCGTCGGCTGGTTGCGGAGATTTTTAAAGAGGAAGGGCCTATCCTTTCGGCGAAGGACCACGCTGTGCCAGAGGCTGCCCCCCGACTACACCGACAAGGTGCTGAACTTTCAAAAGTACGTGATAGGTACGTGATAGAGTCAAAAAACAACTGGGCAGTATCCGCacagacatggccgttattccgGGCGGCCTCACCGGCGTGCTGCAACCACTGGACGTGAGCATTAACTGGCCTTTTAAGGTTGAGTTCCGGAGGCAATACTCGGAATGGATTGCAAACGGCGATCACGATGAGACTCCGACCGGGCGGCTCAAGAGGGCACCGCTCGCGACTGTGCTGGGCTGGATTTTGACCGCGTGGAATTCGGTGTCTACGGACATTGTATCCCGCAGCTTCAAAGTGACCGGGATTTCCAACGATTTGGACGGAACTGAAGACGACGACTTGTGGGGTGATGAGCCAGAAGAATGCAGCACCAGCTCGGAGTCTGAGGACTCCGCGAGTGATGATGACTGATTGTAAATAGTGATGATTGATGAGGATTATTGTAAATAAACGCGCATTCACTTATTGGTCTGtttttacttgaaaaaaaaaattttttttcgtatgtCGCGTGTATGGGCCGCACCCCGAAAATAGGCCCTcgaatttgtaaaaaaaagtgcggcccttacacgcgtTTATACGGTATATACCCCGTTTGCAGCGTTGTTAGCATTCATAGAGCACTCAATTCTTTGCAACAACGCCATCAAGATGGCACTCTCctccgcggcccacgcaagaggctgcgtttctaccagaaagatcGCCTGCTCTCCTCCGTGCATAGCGCTCACCGCTAGCGTTTCCCACTGAACATAACGCTTAcagaagctgcagttgccgggaagcgtgagtagTAGCCagggatttttgaatgctatcggcgttcCAGTTTTAAttagcgccctcc is a window from the Dermacentor variabilis isolate Ectoservices chromosome 3, ASM5094787v1, whole genome shotgun sequence genome containing:
- the LOC142574054 gene encoding solute carrier family 13 member 2-like, with the protein product MLSLMKGMRAFVASRQRWFNGTHMLVAYLAPIYLAPLLARGTMEGRCAYCILLVFEFWALNVIPAPVASSVPLVLLPLLGVMDPDLVAGHYMNETMLFIVGVVLLALAMEGTNIYSRVALAILGVCGGGVKAVFTALMALAFCATLLFENVLSTLIVMPVVECTMVEIENDALTSATRRRMLRRASVMARLTSQQPEWGELPLPALAASSAPQPAGPGPVTQMSRRSSRGSRDTMWTPDSGLSSAYARGALGALERREEGERERARNIKYIVC